The genomic window CAGCTGCCACGCCGTCCGCGACTGCCTTCGTGTTGCCTGCGCACGGAATCATTGCCGACGAGTTGTGGTCCGACTTCGAAGCCAACGAGCCGGAATGGCGGCCACCGGCGAGCTCACTGCCGCCGTTTCCGAACATCGACCTGAATCTTGCGGCGTCGCCTTCGCCGCCGCCACCGCCGCCGCCTCCCTTGCCGGCCTTGCGCATCAAGGCTCGCGAAATGGCGGCATCGGCCAGCGTCGAAGACGAAAAGCACGAAGCCGCGCAGGACCGCGACCAAGTGCAGATGCAGAAGGCGCTGCGCCGGGCGCGCATCAAGTCGGCCAAGATCGCGAGCGCCAAGGCGCGCGACGAGCGCACCGCCGCAAAGGCTCCGGCGTCGATGGTGAGGCAGGCCAGCGAGCAGGATGGCGATTCGGGTCCGCTGCCGGTTCCGGCGCCGCTTCATGAAGCGGAGGATTCGGACAGGGTTCCTTTCTCCGGTGACGAGAAGGCGGACCGCGGCACCGAGGGGTTCTGGCAGCGTGGCGCCATTCGGTTTGCGCTTTGGTTCTTCGCCGTGCTGGCCGTTCTGCTGTTCGTCGCGCAGGTCTTGCATCACGAGCGCGACGGCATCGTGGCACGTCAACCGAACCTGCGCCCGGCATTTGCCGCCATGTGCCGGTTGACGGGCTGCGAGCTCACGGCGTTGCGCCAGATCGGCGACATCGTGATCGAGGGCGCCGCCTTCGCGCGCGAGAAGACCGGCAACAACGACTATCGGCTCAGCTTTACCTTGCGCAATGGCGCCACGGTTCCGCTCGCCATGCCGGCCATCGAGCTTTCGCTGCTCGACACGCAGGAGCGGGCAGTGGTGCGCCGCGTGCTCACGGCTTCGGACTACGGTGCGCCGGCGGTGCTCGCGGCTCGCTCCGACCAGGCGGCGTCGCTGCCACTCACGTTGTTCGCAACGGAAGCGGCGACGCTGCCGCCCATTGCCGGCTACCGCGTGGAAGCGTTCTATCCTTAGGCAGGGTTCGCGCCCGCGCCTCGTTCATTCACCCATTCATCCTTCAACCAACGGCTCACCATGGCAGCAGTGATTTGCGGTTCCCTCGCGTTCGACACCATCATGACTTTCGAGGGCCGGTTTGCCGACCAGATCCTTCCGGACCAGTTGCACATTCTCAATGTGTCGTTCCTGGTGCCGGGTCTGCGGCGTGACTTCGGCGGTTGTGCCGGCAACATCGCATACAGCCTCAACGCGCTGGGCGGCACGGCATTGCCGATGGCCACGCTCGGAAGCGACGGAGCCGACTACCTGGAGCGCCTGCGCACGTTGGGCATCAGCACCGAGTTCGTGCGCCAGCTGGACGACACGTTTACCGCGCAGGCGATGATCATGAACGACGTCGACAACAACCAGATCACCGCGTTCCACCCCGGTGCGATGCAGCAGGCGCACCTCACGAAGGTCTCCGCCCGCGAAGACATCCGCGTCGGCATCATCGCACCCGACGGCCGCGAAGCGATGCTGCAGCATGCCGAGCAATTTGCCGCCGCAGGCATTCCGTTCGTGTTCGATCCAGGCCAAGGCCTGCCGATGTTCGAGGGCGAAGCGCTCAAGCACTTCATCGACCTGGCAAGCTGGGTGGTCGTCAACGACTACGAGGGCAAGATGCTTTCGCAGCGCACCGGCTGGAGCCTGGCCGAAATCTCCAAGCGCGTGCGCGGCCTGGTGGTCACGCTGGCGGCCGAGGGCTGCGAAGTCTGGACAGATGGCGAGCGCGAGCACGTGCCGGGCGTGACGCCGACCGCGGTGGTCGAACCCACCGGCTGCGGCGATGCATGGCGCGGCGCGCTGCTGTTCGGACTGGAGAAGGAATGGCCGCTCGCGCAATGCGCAGCACTTGGCAACCGCATCGGTGCGCTCAAGATCGCGCAGCGCGGGCCTCAGAACTATCAGATCGACAAGAAGGCGCTGGGCCTCTGAGCCGCAGCTTGCTCGCTCGCCCTTGCGGGCGACGCGCATAAAAAAAGCCCGACACCGTGAGGTGCCGGGCTTTTTGCCGTCAAGGCCGCTGAGAAGCTCAGGGCTTGCTGGCCGTCGGAAACGGCCAAGCTGCCTGCGGGTTCAGCGTCGTTTGCGCAGCAGGAGCAGGCGCTGCGGCAGGTGCTGCCTTTGCGGCCTTCTTCGCAGCAGGCTTCTTGGCAGCAGCGGCAGGCTTGGCAGCGGGCTTTTTCGCGGCTTTCTTGGCCGCAGCCTTTTTGGCGGGAGCCTTCTTGGCGGCAGCCTTCTTCGCAGGGGCCTTCTTGGCAGCGGCCTTCTTCGCCGGAGCCTTCTTCGCCGCCGCCTTCTTGGCAGGAGCCTTCTTCGCTGCGGCCTTCTTCGCCGGAGCCTTCTTGGCAGCGGCCTTCTTTGCCGGAGCTGCCTTCTTGGCGGCTACCTTCTTCGCAGGCGCCTTCTTGGCGGCTACCTTCTTGGCTGCGACCTTCTTGGCCGGAGCCTTCTTCGCAGCTACCTTCTTGGCGGGAGCCTTCTTAGCGGCCGCGACCTTCTTTGCCGGAGCCTTCTTTGCAGCGGCTTTCTTAGCCGGCGCTTTCTTTGCAGTTGCCATTTCTATTTCTCCTTGATCAAGTTGAAAAAATCAACCTATTGAAGCACTCCGCGCACGTTGGTAGCGCAAAGCGATTCATGGCGTTGGAATCTGTGCTCCAGCACCATGAACACCTGAGCCCTCATCCATGCCGCGCTCTTCGGCGCGATCGGTGGCAAGGGCAATTCTTGAATTCATTAATTCTTATCGGAAAGATTCAATCCCAGGAGAGCGCGCCACCCGACTGGTACTCGATCACGCGGGTCTCGAAGAAATTGCGCTCTTTCTTCAGGTCAATCATTTCGCTCATCCAGGGGAACGGGTTTTCCTCGTTCGGGAAGAGCGTTTCGAGGCCGATCTGCTGTGCACGCCGGTTGGCAATGTAGCGCAGGTAGCCCTTGAACATGGAGGCGTTCATGCCGAGCACACCGCGCGGCATGGTGTCTTCGGCGTATTTGTACTCGAGCTCGACGGCCTTCATGAAGAGGGCCTTGATCTCGGCCTTGAACTCGTTGGTCCAGAGGCCGGGGTTCTCGAGCTTGAGCTGGTTGATCAGGTCGATGCCGAAATTGCAGTGCATCGACTCGTCGCGCAGGATGTACTGGTACTGCTCGGCGGCGCCGGTCATCTTGTTCTGGCGGCCCAGCGCAAGAATCTGCGTGAAGCCGACGTAGAAGAACAGACCTTCCATCAGGCAGGCGAACACGATCAGCGACTTGAGCAGCGTCTGGTCGGTTTCGTGCGTGCCGGTCTTGAAGTGGGGGTCGCTGATGGCGTCGATGAACGGGATCAGGAACTGGTCCTTCTCGCGGATCGACGGCACTTCGTTGTAGGCGTTGAAGATCTCGCTCTCGTCCAGGCCGAGCGACTCGACGATGTACTGGTACGCGTGCGTGTGGATCGCTTCCTCGAAAGCCTGGCGCAGCAGGAACTGGCGGCATTCGGGTGCCGTGATGTGGCGGTAGGTGCCCAGCACGATGTTGTTGGCGGCCAGCGAGTCGGCGGTCACGAAGAAGCCGAGGTTGCGCTTGACGATGCGGCGCTCGTCTTCGGTCAGGCCGTTCGGGTCTTTCCACAACGCGATGTCGCGCGTCATGTTCACTTCTTGCGGCATCCAGTGGTTGGCGCAAGTGGCGAGGTATTTTTCCCAAGCCCACTTGTACTTGAACGGCACCAGCTGGTTGACGTCGGTCTGGCCGTTGATGATGCGCTTGTCGGAAGCCTTGACGCGCTGCGCTGCGACGGGGGCCGTGGGTTGTGCAATCGACGAAGTCGGAGCGTCCACCGGTCGGCCTGCGGGCAAGCCGCTGGTCGATGCGTGGTGTTGCTGCAATCCTTGTTGCATATCCTTTGGTAAGGAGGGCTTGACTTCTTCGTCCCAGGTCAACATAGAAAAATCCAATGCTCAATTATCGGAGCAACGATGTGAGTTGCAAAGTGCTCGTTCACGTCGCGCTCCATTTATGTGGTTGTTATGTTGCTCTCATGCATCGCGCGATGTCAGTCAATGCCGTGATCGACTGAGGGTTCGCGCGTTGTGCATGGACCTCGCTCGCTTCACTGAAGCGTCATTGGCATGCTTCGCAAGTCGGATCGTCCACGCCGCAGAACGCGATGTCGGTTGCGGGAATCGCGTTCATCTGCGCCTTCGCTGCGGCAGCCGCGGCGTCGAGTGCGCTCATGCCGGAAGGTGCATCGCTGCCCGACGACACCGCGTTGAGACGGCCCGACTGCACAGTGGATTTCTCCGCGTGCGTCGCGCTCTGCGTGCGCAGGTAGTAGGTGGTCTTCAGGCCGCGCAGCCATGCGAGCTTGTAGGTGTCGTCGAGCTTCTTGCCCGATGCGCCGGCCATGTAGATGTTGAGCGACTGTGCCTGGTCGATCCACTTCTGGCGGCGTGCGGCGGCTTCGACGAGCCACGTGGTTTCCACTTCGAACGCGGTGGCGTAGAGCGCCTTCACGTCTTGCGGCACGCGGTCGATCGGACGCAGCGAACCGTCGAAGTGCTTCAGGTCCATCACCATCACGTCGTCCCACAGGCCCAGGCGCTTCAGGTCGCGCACCAGGTAATGGTTGATGACGGTGAACTCGCCCGACAGGTTCGACTTGACCGAGAGGTTGCCGAAGCACGGCTCGATGGAAGCGTCGACGCCGATGATGTTCGAGATGGTCGCGGTCGGTGCGATGGCCACGCAGTTGGAGTTGCGCATGCCGTCGGCCTTGATCTTCTGGCGCAGCGCGTCCCAGTCGAGGGTGGCCGAGCGGTCGACCTCGACGTAGCCGCCGCGTGCTTTTTCAAGCAGGTCGAGCGTGTCGATCGGCAGGATGCCCTTGTCCCACAGCGAGCCCTTGTAGCTCGAGTACTTGCCGCGTTCCTTGGCCAGCTCGGTCGAGGCCCAGTACGCGTGGTAGCAGATGGCTTCCATCGACTCGTCGGCAAACTGCACGGCTTCCTGCGAGGCGTAGGGAATACGCAGTTCGTACAGCGCGTCCTGGAAGCCCATCAGGCCCAGGCCGACCGGACGGTGGCGCAGGTTCGAGTCGCGCGCCTTCTTCACGGCGTAGTAGTTGATGTCGATCACGTTGTCGAGCATGCGCATCGCGGTCGAGATCGTGCGCTTGAGCTTTTCCTGGTCGACCTTGCCATCCTTCAGGTGCTGCAGCAGGTTCACCGAACCCAGGTTGCAGACGGCGGTTTCGGTGTCGCTGGTGTTCAGCGTGATTTCGGTGCACAGGTTCGACGAGTGAACCACGCCGGCGTGCTGCTGCGGCGAGCGCACGTTGCAGGCGTCCTTGAAGGTGATCCAGGGATGGCCGGTCTCGAACAGCATCGTGAGCATCTTGCGCCACAGGTCCGACGCCTGGATGGTGCGGGCAGGCTTGATCTCGCCGCGCGCGGCTTTTTCTTCGTAGGCGACGTAGGCCTTCTCGAACTCGGCGCCGAACAGGTCGTGCAGGTCGGGCACGTTCGACGGCGAGAACAGCGTCCAGGTGCCCTTTTCCATCACGCGGCGCATGAAGAGGTCGGGAATCCAGTTGGCCGTGTTCATGTCGTGCGTGCGGCGGCGGTCGTCGCCGGTGTTCTTGCGCAGCTCCAGGAACTCCTCGATGTCGAGGTGCCAGGTTTCAAGGTACGTGCAGACCGCGCCCTTGCGCTTGCCGCCCTGGTTCACCGCCACGGCGGTGTCGTTCACCACCTTGAGGAACGGCACCACGCCCTGCGATTCGCCGTTGGTGCCCTTGATGTGGCTGCCCAGTGCGCGCACGCGGGTCCAGTCGTTGCCCAGCCCACCCGCAAACTTGGAGAGCAGCGCGTTTTCCTTGATCGACTCGTAGATGCCGTCCAGGTCGTCGGGCACGGTGGTCAGGTAACAGCTGGACAGCTGCGAGCGCAGCGTGCCGGCGTTGAAGAGCGTGGGCGTGCTCGACATGAAGTCGAACGACGACAGCACTTCGTAGAACTCGATGGCGCGCGCTTCGCGGTCGATTTCGCCGAGCGAGAGGCCCATCGCCACGCGCATGAAGAAAGCCTGCGGCAGCTCGATGCGCGACTTGCGCACGTGCAGGAAGTAGCGGTCGTACAGCGTCTGCAGGCCGAGGTAGTCGAACTGGTTGTCGCGCTCTGCCTTGAGCGCCGCGCCCAGGCGGGGCAGGTCGTACTGCAGCAGCTTTTCGTCGAGCAGCTCGTTCTCGACCCCCTTCTTGATGAACTGCGGGAAGTAGTCGGCGTAGGTCTGCGCGCGCTCGGCGGGCATGACTTCGCGGCCGATGATTTCCTTGAAGATCGTGTGCAGCAGCAGGCGGGCGGTCGCGAACGTGTAGTCGGGGTCTTTCTCGATGAGCGTGCGGGCAGCCAGGATCGAGGCCTTGTACACCTCGTCGAGCGGCACGCCGTCGTACAGGTTGCGCATCGTCTCGGCGACGATCGGCGCGGCACTGATGCCGTCGCCCAGGCCTTCGCAAGCCGATTCGATCAGGCCCTTGAGTTCGTTCAGGTCGAGCGCCACGCGCTCGCCGCGGTCCAGCACGTGGAGCAGCGGCGCGGCCGGCGTTTCCTGCGTGCCTTGCTTGGAACGCTCTTGCGTGCGGCGTTCGCGGTACAGCACATAGGCGCGCGCGATTTCGTGGTGGCCGCCGCGCATCAGGCCGAGTTCGACCTGGTCTTGCACGTCTTCGATATGGAAGGTGCCGCCGCCCGGACGCGAGCGAACCATGGCGCGGATCACGCCTTGCGTGAGGGCGTCGACCGTTTCGCGCACGCTGGCCGAAGCCGCGCCCTGGGTGCCGTGCACCGCCAGGAAGGCTTTCATCATCGCGATGGCGATCTTGTTGGGTTCGAAGGGAACCACGGCGCCATTGCGGCGGATGATCTGGTAGTGCGCGAGGTTCTGGCCGGTGGGCGAGCCGGCAGTGTCTCGTTGCTGCTGCTGCGGCGTCGAGGGAACGGCGCGCGGGGTCGATGGGGTGTTCAGGGCTGTTTGCATTCGCTTCCTCTCGGTGTGGCAATTCTTGTTGGGTGGCAATGCGTTGGCGGGGCATTGCGCCGGTGCGTGATGACCGGACGGAAGACACTATATCTAGGGTGCGAAGCGTCTACAACCACTAGATGTAGTGTTTTTTGAGATATTCAACACAGTGGCGTATTTGTTTGGGCGCGGCACTCGGCCAGCGATGCCCATGAATACTGGCCTATGGTCGCGCAACCCGCGCAGGCTGTGGCTTGCAAGCGGATTTGGGCCTGCAAGGCGCATGGTTGCTGGAGGCGCACTCTGGATTTTAGAGATTGCTGCGGCGCAAGAACGGCACATCGCAGGCCGCCGCGCGATTAAAAAAATTAGAGCGGCAGCACCTGTTCGGGAAACATCCGCGGACTCCAGCCGAGCTGGCCGCGCAGCAATTGCCAGTCAAAGCCCGCGCCCGGATCCTGTTTGCGGCCCGGCGCAATGTGCTCATGGCCCGCGATGAACGCGATGGCATAGTGCTGCGCAATCGCCGCGCAAAGGCTGGCCAGCGTTTCGTATTGGGCCTCGTCGAAGGGCTGGCCTTCCAGGCCCTCGAGTTCGATGCCGATCGAATCGTCGTTGCAGTTTTCGCGGCCACGCCAGGACGACACGCCGGCATGCCAGGCGCGCTCGTCGCAGCTCACGAACTGCCAGAGTTCGCCGTTGCGCCGCACATAGAAGTGCGAGGAAACCTGCAGGCCGCGAATGGATTGGAAGTAAGGGTGCGCGTCCCAGTCGAGCTGGTTCGCGAAGAGCTGCTGCACCGCATCGCCGCCATATTCGCCGGGCGGCAGGCTGATGGAATGCAGCACGATCAGGTCGGTCTGCGCGCCTGCCGGTCGCGGGCCGAAATTCGGCGATTGCAGCGCCTTTGCAAAGCGGTACCAGCCGGCGCGCCAGAGGCCGTCGTCGCCGCTCGCGTTCGACGTTGCTGCTTCAATCGTCGGCATTGCTCGCGGTACCTTCGTCGCCGTTGGGCGTGGTGATGCCCAGCCGTGCGATGCGATAGCGGATCTGGCGCAGGCTCATGCCGAGCCGCGCGGCGGCCGCGGTTCGATTGAAGCCGCTTTCATGCAGCGCGCGCACCAGAATTTCGCGCTCCTGCTGGTCGAGGTAGGCCTGCAGGTCGGATGGCAAGGGCGGCGGTGCGGTCTTGGGCTCGGCGAAAGCTGCGGCTGCGGGCGCCGCAACGGCGAGCGGTTCACCGTCCCCCGGCGGCGGTGAGGATGAGGGCGCCGAAGCCGCAAGCCCCGCGACGGCGGGCTGTCCGCCTCCCATCAGGTCCAGGTGCAGTTCGTCGCCGTCGTTGAGGGCCACGGCGCGGTGCAGCAGGTTTTCAAGTTCGCGCACATTGCCGTGCAGCGGATGCTGCGCCAGCCGGTGCAGCAGATCGGCGGAAAGATGCGGCACCGGCAGTCCGCCGTCGTGCGCAATGCGCGCGAGCAACGCGGCGCACAGGGCCGGCAGGTCTTCGCGCCGGTCGCGCAGCGCGGGCACCGCGATCTCGATCACGTTGAGCCGGTAGAAAAGGTCCTGGCGAAAGCGGCCCGCGTTGACTTCGGCGTGCAGGTCCTTGTGGGTGGCACTCACGACGCGCACGTCGACCGCGTCTTCCTGCGTGGAGCCGATGGAGCGCACGCTGCGCTCCTGGATCGCGCGCAGCAGCTTTGACTGCATTGCCAGCGGCAGGTCGCCGATTTCGTCGAGGAACAGCGTGCCGCCCCGTGCGGCCTGGAAGTAGCCGTCGCGGTCTTGCGACGAGCCGGTGTACGAGCCCTTGCGCGCACCGAAGAATTCGGCCTCGAGCAGGTTCTCCGGAATGGCGCCGCAGTTGACCGCGACGAACGGGCCGTCGCTGCGCTGGCTGCAGGCGTGCACGGCGCGCGCCACCAGCTCCTTGCCGGTGCCCGATTCGCCGCGCACCAGCACGGGCGCCATGCCGCGCGCCACCTTGGCGATGCGCGACTTGACCAGGCGCATCGGCTCCGAGTTGCCGACCAGCCGTTCGAGCGCCGCAATGCCGCTGCCTGTCACGCCGGGCGTGTCGCCGGCACGTTCGCCTTGTGCCGCCGGTGCCGCTTTCATGGTCTTGGCGGGCGCGGCGTGCTGCGCCTGCACGGCGGAGGCAACCACGGCGCGGAACTGCTTCAGGTCGACAGGCTTGGTCAGGTAATCGAACGCGCCGGCTTTCAGCGCCTCGACCGCGTTTTCCGCCGAGCCGTAGGCCGTCATCACGACGCAGCGCTCGGTGCGTTGGTCTTTCTGGATGCGATGGATGATTTCCATGCCCTGGCCGTCCGGCAAGCGCATGTCGGTGATCACAGCATCGAATTGGCCGGCCTCCAGGTGCTCCCATGCTTCCGAAACGCTGCCCGCGGCTTCCACGCGGTAGCCCTCGCGCAGCAGCGTGAGCTCATA from Variovorax paradoxus includes these protein-coding regions:
- a CDS encoding sigma-54-dependent transcriptional regulator, which gives rise to MSTPNPPSLQRPANILVIDDEPDLRTLYELTLLREGYRVEAAGSVSEAWEHLEAGQFDAVITDMRLPDGQGMEIIHRIQKDQRTERCVVMTAYGSAENAVEALKAGAFDYLTKPVDLKQFRAVVASAVQAQHAAPAKTMKAAPAAQGERAGDTPGVTGSGIAALERLVGNSEPMRLVKSRIAKVARGMAPVLVRGESGTGKELVARAVHACSQRSDGPFVAVNCGAIPENLLEAEFFGARKGSYTGSSQDRDGYFQAARGGTLFLDEIGDLPLAMQSKLLRAIQERSVRSIGSTQEDAVDVRVVSATHKDLHAEVNAGRFRQDLFYRLNVIEIAVPALRDRREDLPALCAALLARIAHDGGLPVPHLSADLLHRLAQHPLHGNVRELENLLHRAVALNDGDELHLDLMGGGQPAVAGLAASAPSSSPPPGDGEPLAVAAPAAAAFAEPKTAPPPLPSDLQAYLDQQEREILVRALHESGFNRTAAAARLGMSLRQIRYRIARLGITTPNGDEGTASNADD
- a CDS encoding histone H1-like DNA-binding protein codes for the protein MATAKKAPAKKAAAKKAPAKKVAAAKKAPAKKVAAKKAPAKKVAAKKVAAKKAPAKKVAAKKAAPAKKAAAKKAPAKKAAAKKAPAKKAAAKKAPAKKAAAKKAPAKKAAAKKAPAKKAAAKKAAKKPAAKPAAAAKKPAAKKAAKAAPAAAPAPAAQTTLNPQAAWPFPTASKP
- a CDS encoding ribonucleoside-diphosphate reductase subunit alpha, which translates into the protein MQTALNTPSTPRAVPSTPQQQQRDTAGSPTGQNLAHYQIIRRNGAVVPFEPNKIAIAMMKAFLAVHGTQGAASASVRETVDALTQGVIRAMVRSRPGGGTFHIEDVQDQVELGLMRGGHHEIARAYVLYRERRTQERSKQGTQETPAAPLLHVLDRGERVALDLNELKGLIESACEGLGDGISAAPIVAETMRNLYDGVPLDEVYKASILAARTLIEKDPDYTFATARLLLHTIFKEIIGREVMPAERAQTYADYFPQFIKKGVENELLDEKLLQYDLPRLGAALKAERDNQFDYLGLQTLYDRYFLHVRKSRIELPQAFFMRVAMGLSLGEIDREARAIEFYEVLSSFDFMSSTPTLFNAGTLRSQLSSCYLTTVPDDLDGIYESIKENALLSKFAGGLGNDWTRVRALGSHIKGTNGESQGVVPFLKVVNDTAVAVNQGGKRKGAVCTYLETWHLDIEEFLELRKNTGDDRRRTHDMNTANWIPDLFMRRVMEKGTWTLFSPSNVPDLHDLFGAEFEKAYVAYEEKAARGEIKPARTIQASDLWRKMLTMLFETGHPWITFKDACNVRSPQQHAGVVHSSNLCTEITLNTSDTETAVCNLGSVNLLQHLKDGKVDQEKLKRTISTAMRMLDNVIDINYYAVKKARDSNLRHRPVGLGLMGFQDALYELRIPYASQEAVQFADESMEAICYHAYWASTELAKERGKYSSYKGSLWDKGILPIDTLDLLEKARGGYVEVDRSATLDWDALRQKIKADGMRNSNCVAIAPTATISNIIGVDASIEPCFGNLSVKSNLSGEFTVINHYLVRDLKRLGLWDDVMVMDLKHFDGSLRPIDRVPQDVKALYATAFEVETTWLVEAAARRQKWIDQAQSLNIYMAGASGKKLDDTYKLAWLRGLKTTYYLRTQSATHAEKSTVQSGRLNAVSSGSDAPSGMSALDAAAAAAKAQMNAIPATDIAFCGVDDPTCEACQ
- a CDS encoding zinc-ribbon and DUF3426 domain-containing protein; the protein is MSLVTRCPACATTFKVVRDQLRISDGWVRCGRCSHVFDATLDLHESPDGVPGPATPPPPEPSAKTEAEPGPSEQHPSPAEQAVPESSSAPDDADFFDDESEHDEASDAAPSASPAETDELLPPAPLPETRPAPAPSPAAATPSATAFVLPAHGIIADELWSDFEANEPEWRPPASSLPPFPNIDLNLAASPSPPPPPPPPLPALRIKAREMAASASVEDEKHEAAQDRDQVQMQKALRRARIKSAKIASAKARDERTAAKAPASMVRQASEQDGDSGPLPVPAPLHEAEDSDRVPFSGDEKADRGTEGFWQRGAIRFALWFFAVLAVLLFVAQVLHHERDGIVARQPNLRPAFAAMCRLTGCELTALRQIGDIVIEGAAFAREKTGNNDYRLSFTLRNGATVPLAMPAIELSLLDTQERAVVRRVLTASDYGAPAVLAARSDQAASLPLTLFATEAATLPPIAGYRVEAFYP
- a CDS encoding carbohydrate kinase family protein codes for the protein MAAVICGSLAFDTIMTFEGRFADQILPDQLHILNVSFLVPGLRRDFGGCAGNIAYSLNALGGTALPMATLGSDGADYLERLRTLGISTEFVRQLDDTFTAQAMIMNDVDNNQITAFHPGAMQQAHLTKVSAREDIRVGIIAPDGREAMLQHAEQFAAAGIPFVFDPGQGLPMFEGEALKHFIDLASWVVVNDYEGKMLSQRTGWSLAEISKRVRGLVVTLAAEGCEVWTDGEREHVPGVTPTAVVEPTGCGDAWRGALLFGLEKEWPLAQCAALGNRIGALKIAQRGPQNYQIDKKALGL
- the ampD gene encoding 1,6-anhydro-N-acetylmuramyl-L-alanine amidase AmpD — encoded protein: MPTIEAATSNASGDDGLWRAGWYRFAKALQSPNFGPRPAGAQTDLIVLHSISLPPGEYGGDAVQQLFANQLDWDAHPYFQSIRGLQVSSHFYVRRNGELWQFVSCDERAWHAGVSSWRGRENCNDDSIGIELEGLEGQPFDEAQYETLASLCAAIAQHYAIAFIAGHEHIAPGRKQDPGAGFDWQLLRGQLGWSPRMFPEQVLPL
- a CDS encoding ribonucleotide-diphosphate reductase subunit beta, with protein sequence MLTWDEEVKPSLPKDMQQGLQQHHASTSGLPAGRPVDAPTSSIAQPTAPVAAQRVKASDKRIINGQTDVNQLVPFKYKWAWEKYLATCANHWMPQEVNMTRDIALWKDPNGLTEDERRIVKRNLGFFVTADSLAANNIVLGTYRHITAPECRQFLLRQAFEEAIHTHAYQYIVESLGLDESEIFNAYNEVPSIREKDQFLIPFIDAISDPHFKTGTHETDQTLLKSLIVFACLMEGLFFYVGFTQILALGRQNKMTGAAEQYQYILRDESMHCNFGIDLINQLKLENPGLWTNEFKAEIKALFMKAVELEYKYAEDTMPRGVLGMNASMFKGYLRYIANRRAQQIGLETLFPNEENPFPWMSEMIDLKKERNFFETRVIEYQSGGALSWD